atttcataaccCGTTATTAATGAACtcgttaaaaaatatttttttataatagaaaataataattacttttgaaatattaaattggttgataattattttttaaaataattactaaaaaaaattaattttatatggaAATTCTAAGAATGtcctcaaattcaaaattttacattttttttttacaataatttggtaatagaacaaaacaaaagtataattcaaatcaatttaatatgtttttaaaaaataattttactaataataattgattatAATGTTAATCCATTTCAATAATGCAGCAATAACTCCAATATTAGTGGGACaactaatattaatttcataaaaagtTCCTGATATTTTATTGCCAAGTGGCAGCatgcaaaattaaattttaattagtgattttatatattatttaaaaaaatattttaaatagataatttttaaatataagtacaaattaaaattttaataatttgtttgagTTACTTTTGTGTCActcaaacatttgaatttctgGAAAATGTAGATTGAaaattatctgtaccagaaagatgtTCACGAACTACTGTCGGGGTGAAGTTGGAAACTATGACCATAGTGGAAGTTCAAGTATCGGTAGAACCTAGGATTATCCGGTTGATGTTGTCGAGAAACGTGGTNccaaaaaaaaaaaaaaaaaaaaagtaatttgaTTTCAACATTTGCATGCTCCAATCACAATCTCATCTTCAAGAACTCTAATGATCCAATTCATAATGAATGAAACAATGAAGAAGTTAGGGGAAGAAAGGAGTGGTtatggagatggagatggagatggaaGAAGTGCCAAATTTGAAGGGGCGCTGTTTGGTGGTCAATTTCCATGAGGTTTGGGCGGTGGTTCGTACAAAGTCGGCCCCGGAAAATCTGTTGTACTCAAACTGCACTAAGTGAAAATGGTGGTCCTCTTCTGCGCCACGTCTCTTGATGtcccaaaacaaaatgatatcAACCCGAATATAAACCTGCTACCCACACCATAGTTTTTGTACCAtcttcaacccaaccctcCAAATGATGAACACCTCATctctatatttataaaaactaaaaacaattcaaatcttttaagtttatatGTTACTTTGAATCAAAAGCAAATTCATGTAGGACTCTGAGCGGTATAACAACGAGGACTCTAAGCCcccaaaagggtggattgtgaaatctcacatcggttagagaagcgaacgaatcattctttataaaaatgtggaaacccctccctggtagacgagttttaaagTCGTGACTCTGACGACGAtagtgatacataacgagacaaaacagacaatatctgctaacagtgaaTTTAAGTTGTTATAAAACCGTGATCTTTATAAATCACATTAATGAACCTCCATGTGAGcaaatttggattttgaaacCTAATAGCCACCGAACATAAGGGTATACGTTAAAACGGAATCTATCTCGaaactaaaagagaaaaagaaaaaagattgtTTTTGATACATAATGTTTTGATAATTGATGGAGAAACAAAATGTTGTGGGATAAGGTATGTGGGGAAAAAAGTGGTCGAATGTAAAGGGAAAGTAGACAAGCAATCCATGCCAAAATCCACATGCTTCTTTCTTCCATCATTCTCATTTGCTGCCCATCCATCCATTCATTCAAACTCGAGACTCGAGACGTAGATTGAACATTCCATACATTTCTAAAGTTTTACTCCTTTTTTAAGATTCTTTTCGATGATCTGTCGATTTGtctttaaattgaataaatattgCCTAATTTGAAAGCTTATCTTGAATTCTCTCTTTATCACCAGATGGACGTTAGCAGGTGAATTATAAAGATAGGTGTGACttaaatttctctattttctccaattacgagtctaaataaatattttgaaaaatactcGTAATCTATCCTAAAATTCTAACCTTCCATCGAGTATTTCAATCTAGAATTCCACTAATATTAACGAAACTTGGACTAGCACGTGACATACTTAGtttgatatatataaaatagatttataaattttttggttgaattttttttttttaataacattaataaaatatatttcgaTTGAAAAGTCTAAAtgcttttctatttttaaagaaggaataaaaaaaaattcaaaataaaatataatttatttgcaagttataattattaatgatttaattagaaaaccaaaaaagtcattaaaaatttgaaagataatataaaaatacatatttaattGTCATATGCCTCGAACAACTTACCCCAAATAGAGTGGAGAATTAACgtttaaatagaaatagaaaaatgagCTATAAGAGATTTTGTTAgttatgtaaataaaaatgagatgGAGATCGTTAAGTGATCGGGGAGACGTATaccttattatatttttagtctCCATCCTTGACCTGACCACATCCACCTCGCTTcactttatatataaatatatctatatttatatattctaaagttcttaaaagattatattatattatttaaatttaaatttaaatttttaaaaaataatatttaatattatattatatttttccttatgaaatatttttgggTTTATTATCCCGttttacattattatattaaaaaattaaaattgtctATTTTAATATGCGAAaggcatatatatatatatatatatataccttttcAAAGTCAGGTCGGGTAAAAGATGAATCCAATACTGCTTTTATCAACGAAAAAGTCTAATTAAGTGTCACCTCCTGCAGATATCAAAAGATAAGAAATGTTAGCTCTTCGGCTTCTAAGTATCAGGAAGGAATCGTCTCAAGAGAAAGAGTAAGCTCAGCCTTCTAAAAAGGATTGCAACTAAGTCAAGATAAGATTAAGTAAGAGCCAGCACGGACTTCCTTCTTGAATTTCAAGAACAATAGTAATTCAATCGAAGGACGGGAGAGTATTCTAATAGTACTAGATCGACTTTCTCAGTTTCAATAGGAAAGACAGAAAGGAATtagctttatatatataataggtGAAAATCTCCCTCGGAAACGTGATCTCTGTAAATTCCTTGCAATGAATCCTCGTTCTTATCCTCGCGAAAAttagaaatgaaagaagaggTGGAGACGAGAACGGGGACGGAGAAGACATTTTCGTCTCCGTTAAGTAAATATGTTTATTGTCAGTAGCTCTCCTAACTACGTTTGTTCGCGATAATCTCGCAACAGAATCGATAAGAATGATACACCTTACATATACTTAGCttcaacttttgtttttatattttgttaaacAAATGTGAGATTTGGGAATGGCCgacattataatattattcctttaaattccatttttttcatatacATCTCCCCTCTCACCTAACAATTTCAAACTGCTTTCGTACCTAAATAATGTTTGGATCATTAATAccaaatacattaaatattaataatgctACCAACCTAATTATTATCTCCCGTTCATCATcgtaataatatttaactttgaagtttttatgattaaaaatcGTTGAAAAGATCACTGTCATTTGATGCGATTCGttactctgatatcatgttagaatCAAATTTGTGCTTAGCTCATAGAATAAACATTTTCAACGTGTaattatgtattaaaaaacAGTTATCGAGAGATATTGTTCTTATCATTTCGAATTTGGTCATTAATATCTAGAATTGGTGGATAAATATCACGACGTCAACTTGTAAAGTTTGTACAAACAATTCATAAAGTCGAAcgtcataaatttgaaaatatagaaGTAAACGAAGAGGAGATTAAAAAGGAGACGGAGAGTGGACAATAGAAATGCTTTATGATACCCTATGGTGGATAAACGAACAataattgaagagagaaagaagtaaaaataGACTCGTATAGTCCAAAAGATAATCGAGtgcttttgaactttttttcttcaatgggCTAATATGTACACTTTTTTTATCGAACAGATTGGCTTATATACTCGTTTATTTTgtgataatgttttttttatatatatatatatttacgatttatgattttttaaaaagatttaaggCATTTGtaagaatatattaataaaaaagaaatatgaaaaaaaataattagaactctaaattatggaaagaaatatttatgaatttattttatgtttaaatacaataatagaaaaaaaaagtgaataataATGACGAAAGCAAGCAAAAGGAATTGTGTCTGTCGGTCAATTTTGAGGTTCCTTTGCTTTTCCAGACTCCCAAGATACCTTACAGTTGACTTTTATTGACTTTTGAAGTCGTGGCGCATTCGCATTGGTCTGTCGCATTCCATCGCTGTCACATATGCAAGGCAGGCACTCCAGCCAACtttccattattttataatttaaccggTCCCACCAGATGCTTCcttaaaaaaacagaaaaaaaaaaaaagaaaaaaacaaattaaggatattttttatgtaaaaaatcattttccatTGGATACATTTTTAATCAACCAATTGGTTaggattaattaattaaaattgaataattaattaggttaattcaatacattattataaaatagttccttttaataatattggGTAACCGAATGACGCATTAATTAACTAAGATCAGTACGAACACACGTTGActcaatcataaattttatgtttttttttcgagaaaatagattttttttattttgtccttaaaaaaaccaaacattttTCCCTCACTATATAAGCCCAGTTAGCAGAAATTGATGAGTCCAATTTGAAGCCCATTGTTCttcaattgaattttattttatttttttcataccacaaaataatccaaacaaaatttatatttaaaagattaattattCAACGTGGAAGAGACGGGTGATTCAAattgataccacttgtcacaatcgtaTTTTGTGGTAGCAAAATTGTGCAGCACTTGTTTTAACCCAACAAACAAGTCATTCGCTATAAAGTCCGccaaactaaaaattataatggaaCTTAAACGAACATATTTGATAAGATGTTTATTGTCATCTAACAGgaaaaaactcaaacaaaaaggaaaagaaaagggtcaGAAATTGGAGAGGTAACTCCTTTTTGTTTCAGCATCTTCTTTGTTAGTATCTGTTTCCATAACCCTGCAAAACAAGAACACCAAGAACAACATTTCCTTCAGAATGTGATCCAGAAAATTCATCCTTTTCTTCCATTGTAATTTGTTCATACTTACTTCCTGTGCTGCCATTGATCGACAGTAGTTCGAATTTGTAACGATCGAGCATGTTGAACCACATTCGCTGTCCTTGAGCGACACGGTCGACCGGTCGAGCTTGATCGGCCATGGAGGGTAACCGGTGCCATGTGTTGCACTGCCCAAATGCGACGACGAGCGTTGCATTTTCACCGCTCTTGGAATGTTCCTCCCCTCTACTGATACTCTCCGTCGGCTTGGCTGCCTCTCGAGCGACTCCGGCCGGGCTTTTGGCGCGCTTTGTGACCGCACTTTCGCCTTCGATGACTCCGTGTTCGCCATGTAATTTGGGAACAATTGGTACTCATAAGACAATGATTCTCCGTATTCTGATCGGGGGAATTCAAATGGGAGTCGATTTAAATCGGTTTTCGCCCTGGCTGAGAAGCACTGGGGACTATTCTGAGCTGTTCCGACGGCGTAATCATCGTAATGGCCACTGAAAGTTCTCGGGCTTATATCCACCATCGCCGATGGCGTCGGCGAAAGACGGTAGCTTTCTTGATTCGAATACGCGTAATGGCTGTAGCTATTGCGATTCTTTATGCTGCCCCCTAAATCCATCTCCACGATCTTTATattctcttccatttctctgTCAATCTCCTgcaaaaggaagaacaaaaacagagcaaaaacaGAGTCATACCGTATCGCTGAGAAACTATGAACAAGATCCGATTTTTATCACAACCCAAGATTTTGATTCGAAATTACTTGATGGGGTTGTCTTAAACGAGTTTCTTGGAAGGATTTTCTATGTGCTGAGTGCCATTGTTGAGCAGTGGGCTTCGAATCTTCAGCCATTTTGATCCTCTGTGTTCGTGCTCTGTCCTGCGCCGTCACTAAAGCTTGCATACACCGCAGAGTATCGGTGGCTCTTTTTCTTACTAAATGGCCTCTGACCATCGCTTGTAATTTCACCAATCCTTTCAATGCATACAGAGCCTTTCTCGCCTGCAGTTTCAATCGCaacaaaattcatttgaaTTTCGATTTGGGTATTGTAAATTTGGTgttaattttgagatttttgtaTGTACCAGATAAGATCTGAAAACAGATTGGATTTTAACTGCAGCAGCTTCTTCAATTGCAGTGGCTTTCCCATTTGAAGCTGCGGTCAGACGAATCACGGCAGCGGCAGCTTGAGCGGCGGCGACTGCGACGGCCGTCGCAGCCGCCAACGCCATTGTGTGTTTTTCCTGTTCCTTTTCCATGTCGAAGGTAGTGGTCGCCGGTGGGGTTGTTACGGTGGAAACATTCAGCTCCGGTGGACTCACTTCCTTGGTCGGCGAGCCTCGCCGGAAACTCCATCGTTTCTTATCTTTAGGAGTCGAAATCGGAGTGGTGGGGTTTTCAGAGGAAATGGGAGAAATCGGATTGGCGATTTGGGAATGTTCTTTATGGAACTTCTTGCCGGAGAGGAATTTCTTGAGCCATTTTCCAGCCTTACCCATTTGGACACAAACTCCGGCGGACTAAAACCTGGAGATCTCTGCAAGTAAAGGGAAGATCTTGAGATGAAAATGGCGGTGTGTGTGTATCATTTGTCTGTTGTGTTGCTTGGTTGGAGTCATTAAATTTACAGAAAATGATGGAAGTAAGCGAGATTTGAGTTAAGAAACAGAGTGGAAAGCTCCCTTTGTGACAGATTCTGAACTATACCAACGATgatgttcttctttttgtaatgTTCTGTCGtattgataaatattttattttatttttcctaaacGGTGattatccatttatttattctatatttgttatattaaaCTAAGATATTCATATGCCTTACTCATATTAAAGTTGTAGATAATTAACATATTAAATcattatttgttaaattattttcaaaaatatttagttaaaCAACATCGGTGCGATCATATCTGTATTTCAACTTGGTTGATCATCGATAACGATATTGAAAACACTAAAGAAAGAACGAGCCACTCCAATTGTCATTGATGTTGAGTAAACCACTAGTCGCCACTGAACATCTACCTTTCTTCCATCTGTAACGTGTATTTTTTTGCTTGTTTGGATACTCGAACGTCGAGTGAAAGTCAATACATTTTTCGAAGGggtttcttaaaagaaaaaaacgacCTACCCGAGGAGATGTTGAAGTTGTGCATGAAGTAGTCTCTATCTTCTAGTCGAGACAAGAGATAGATGACGCTAGACTAAGTCAACTCTATCATTGGTTTATTATCCCTTTAACGATCTCTAAATAAAGATATGTGTTACTATGCTCCAAAGCTATGTGGTGCTATTATGGCAGGGAAGGATCGATTTAATCTCACTAAGGTCTAACGAGTCTTGTTCTGCATCTGGATCTCGactataaattcaattaatttatttagattttcatttttatgacaattttgcacaataaaaacataattaattataatgaaaaaaggTTAAAGGTGAAGCTTCAAATAACATGGCCACTCTTGTGAAATACTCCAACGAGTCACGTGCAATGAAGCTGCCCATCACTACTTTGAATGATG
This portion of the Cucurbita pepo subsp. pepo cultivar mu-cu-16 chromosome LG08, ASM280686v2, whole genome shotgun sequence genome encodes:
- the LOC111800526 gene encoding protein IQ-DOMAIN 14-like, with amino-acid sequence MGKAGKWLKKFLSGKKFHKEHSQIANPISPISSENPTTPISTPKDKKRWSFRRGSPTKEVSPPELNVSTVTTPPATTTFDMEKEQEKHTMALAAATAVAVAAAQAAAAVIRLTAASNGKATAIEEAAAVKIQSVFRSYLARKALYALKGLVKLQAMVRGHLVRKRATDTLRCMQALVTAQDRARTQRIKMAEDSKPTAQQWHSAHRKSFQETRLRQPHQEIDREMEENIKIVEMDLGGSIKNRNSYSHYAYSNQESYRLSPTPSAMVDISPRTFSGHYDDYAVGTAQNSPQCFSARAKTDLNRLPFEFPRSEYGESLSYEYQLFPNYMANTESSKAKVRSQSAPKARPESLERQPSRRRVSVEGRNIPRAVKMQRSSSHLGSATHGTGYPPWPIKLDRSTVSLKDSECGSTCSIVTNSNYCRSMAAQEGYGNRY